Below is a genomic region from Corallococcus caeni.
GAACGCGCGCGCGCCCGCCCCGAGGACGCGCCCCTGCGCTTCCCCTTGGCGTACCCGGACGCGCGCGGCGAGCTGTACGGCTACGACTACCGCGAGGTGACGGACGCGCAGGGCCAGCTGCACCGGGGCTTCAAGGAGTTGGTCACGCTGGCGTGCCGGATGGCGACGGCGGCGGTGGCGCTGGACGCGGGCCGCCACACCTTCTCCAAGCGCGACGCCATCCAGGCGCACCGCGCGCACCTGAACGACGCCTGGACGCCGCTGTACGAGTCCATCTTCGCGCTCCGCCAGAAGTGGGGCTACCGCGTGCCGGAGGACGCGGCGGCGAAGGCCGCGCTGAAGGACGCGTGCGCGCGGATGCTGGACGCGGAGAACGCCTTCCTCGCGCGCTACCGCGACTTCCTCCTGCTGGAGCTGACGCGGGGGGCGGTGCGGGACCGGGTGCTGGCGGCCCGGCGGCTGGGCGACATCGCCTATCCGGACGCGGACGTGCCGCAGGCGCTGAAGCGGCTCTTGGAGTCCCCGGAGCCCTCGCTGCGCGAGGCGGC
It encodes:
- a CDS encoding nucleotidyltransferase domain-containing protein: MTDVEEVSLVGLTEDMGVNALLFGFVGLYALTFPGRVRACYLVGSHATSEAVGESDLDLTLVFKDTFLPGEEDRFERFRMAVGPLARYPLDLNAVEEARLVAEGEVNLKQNALLIAGEDVRDRVPLMPLEAWTRHSMHQPYRFIERARARPEDAPLRFPLAYPDARGELYGYDYREVTDAQGQLHRGFKELVTLACRMATAAVALDAGRHTFSKRDAIQAHRAHLNDAWTPLYESIFALRQKWGYRVPEDAAAKAALKDACARMLDAENAFLARYRDFLLLELTRGAVRDRVLAARRLGDIAYPDADVPQALKRLLESPEPSLREAARESLARLAKAA